One Oncorhynchus keta strain PuntledgeMale-10-30-2019 chromosome 34, Oket_V2, whole genome shotgun sequence genomic window, gtgtgtgtgcgtgtgtacgggcgtgtgtgtgtttgtgcctggaGGTTTTCAGTGTTAAAGTTTGTGGAAGTATATTTGTAATCTCAGACATACCACattattttctgtgtgtgtgtgagattgtgattatgagagagagatagagagagataagtgTTTATTATTGAATGCAGGTTTTGACTTACATCAACAGTTTCTACATTTGAGATTGCCTGTGGATATACGGATGTTAGTGACACGTATTAATGTGATGTGTGAGAACTCGATAggacaatgtactgtattattCTCTGTTCAGGactgtaggctgtgtgtgtgtttgtcagtctGCTGGCTGGAATTGGGCTGGCACTCTGCCAGCTCTGACTCTTTGTCTGAGGAAGGTCACTTTGGTTTTCAAGAAGAAAGAATAATAAAAAAGAAAAGGTAAAAGTTTACGGAGTCCATTTTGGCTTTCTCTTTATATTAGTGGAGAAAGGGTATGTTGATCCCAAAatactgatctctctctctctctctctctctctctctctctctctctctctctctctccatctctctctctctctctccatctctctctctctctctctctctccatctcctctctctctctctctctctctctctctctctctctctctctctctctctctctctctctctctctctctctctctctctctctctctctctctctctctctctctctctctctctctctctctctctctctcacacacagccaaTGAGACAATGTCATTCCTCTCCAGCTCAGCTTGTTGAGTTAACCCTATACCAGCTCCCTCTTTTGTCACACTCACACTCTTCCTcaataacaaatactcagatagCCACTATTTGTGCTATTCATCTCAGTCTGAGATGTTTTAATGTCTCCAAGGCTATTCCTCCCCACCCAGAGTGTGTGcctggagagagtgtgtgtgtatgtgagtgtgtttaACATTGATGTAAATTTCCATTCATGACCTGTTTCCTCGACCACTCCCTGTCTACCAGCTCCCTCTTGCTCTCCTcattctcattctccctctcccatcttttCTCTCCGTTTCTTTCCCTTGTTCCCCTCCACTTAGATTCCCCACAGTTACACTCCTTCCATGCTCAAATTTCAACCCCGTCAAAGCCTCCATACTGTCCCCCATTCCCTTTCTGAGACCCACCATCCCATTGTAAATAATCACCCTAGAATTCCTGGATGGATGTTGGAAAGGAATTCCTCCAGGCCCTcattctccattctctctcctctctcgctccagGTAGCTGGGAGGAAAGGGTTCCCCCATGTGATCTACGCTAGGCTCTGGCGCTGGCCAGACCTCCACAAGAATGAACTGAAGCACGTCAAGTTCTGCCAGTTCGCCTTTGACCTCAAGTATGACAACGTGTGTGTCAACCCCTACCACTACGAGAGAGTGGTATCGCCAGGCATTGGTGCGTCTGTTCACAATTTCACTTCCTCTAATGAAATAGAAGCACAAATGGGGAAGGGGAATATGAAGTTGTTAACAGGCTCTTTGGGTCACAGGCTTTTTCAGAACTACCATGCTGTTTCTAACTTTGTttccctttctgtccctctcctcaagTTGGTCTCAGCATTCAAAATGCAGGTGAGGAGGAAAACACTATTTTCAGCATCATCAAACATCATCAAAATGGTAATAAGCAATAGCAACTCATTCTAACCAATCTGTTTTTATCGCATTTCCCAAAGTGCACAGGCAATACTACTGTTTTTATacagatatactgtagatgtgcTCTTGGCAATCTGATGAAAAATATGGAATGCAGAGCTTCTAAACCAGCCAGATTCATACCTGTCTGAGCTAGTCTACACAACAAGTAGGACACCTCAATCAAATTGCAACAAGGTGTCACAGGCTGCATGACAGGGCAAAAATCACTCCCAGATAGAGGCAACAATAAATACCATCCATCAATTTGATCTAAATTACAGTAAATTCCGGAATTTATTCTAAATGTATCCATTCATGAATCGAAAAATATAATAattatcaggtatgaaggtaagacacagatgcagacaatgtggaattaacaatggtttaataactcaacaggggcaggcaatagacaggtcaaggcaggcaggggtcagtaaaccagaggtggggcaacggtaccagacggcaggcaatagacaggtcaaggcaggcaggggtcagtaaaccagaggtgaggcaacggtaccggacggcaggcagggtcagggcaggcagaagtcaataaaccagaggtggggcaaaggtacaggtccaAAGGCAGgcacagggtcaggggcaggcagagtggtcagacaggcaggagagaaaaagagaaagagaaactgggaaaagcaggagcacagccaaaaacgctggttgacttgacaaacaagacgaactggcaacagacaaacggagaacacaggtataaatacacagggcatAATGGGGAAGATAGGCGACAcctggaagggggtggagacaatcacaaagacaggtgaaacagatcagggtgtgacaataataacatgacatgacTCATGCCTGATTTCTGAcagactgtctatctctctctctctctctctctgtctctatctctctctctctcgcgctctatcttgttttctgtttctctctctgtttctctccctctccatccctccctctctctccctcccactctgtctctctctttctccccctcccttcattACAAGGTCCTCCAGGTCGGCTGATCAAAGAGGAGTACATCCATGACTGTTATGAGATGGACCTCCCCTCCAGGATGCCCCCCCAGCCCGAGCACTACAACCAGCCCCTCCCCCCTCTGCAGATGCCCCCCGAGCCGCCCCGCGCCCCATCCTCCGTCAACCTCTACCCCAGCATGCCCCTCTCTCCGCCAGGTGAGATAAACTGAACCTGGTAATAAGAAGTAAGCAATTCAGCTGAGAATAACTAGACTCTTTTGCTTTCATGTCTAACTCTATCCCTTACAATTTACACCCTTTATTCCccttcccccatctccctcctccagtaAGCAGCTCCATGATGGGGCCCATGTCTGGGGGCCACGGCGAGGGCCTGCTCCAGATCGCCTCTCCCCAGATCCAGGGCATTCCCCAGACGCCACCCCCAACCACCCCCACACACGGACCACCCCCCCAGCCCCCTACCCCTCACAGCCAGAGTGACTACAGCAGCAgctccaaacacacacagacacagagctcCTATCACAGTGAGTTACTAACACACCAGGTTGGCAGTGTCACAGAGATGGTgtcaattccagtgtgtcagttTGAACTGTTTTTGTTCTCTTCCTTCACAATCTTCCAGCAACCTGGACAGGCACCAGCACGGCCTCCTATACCCCTGTAGGACCCCAGCAGAATGGGCGTGGCCACCAGCAACCACCACTGCACCACCCCAACCACTTCTGTATGTCAATCACCTGTCAATCAATCGTTCTGTCAGAAATGCAGGACTGTTACTTAATGTATATGGTAGCGTTGTCCTATTTGCTAATTCATTTGTCTTAAAAGGGTCTCAGCAACATCACAGCGCACCCGCCTTTCCTCAGCCAGTCTCCAACCATCCAGGTACACACCCAACGtttacccactcacacacacttacccACACACATGGTGTTGGGCAACTCACCCTATCCACCACCAATGGACAGTACCCGCATGAGGGACACATGGCAGCCATTTTGTAATGTTGCATATTATTTTTCATGCTGTGTGTGCTGCCAGGTCCAGAGTTCTGGTGCTCCATCTCCTACTTTGAGATGGACATCCAGGTTGGGGAGATGTTCAAGGTCCTGGCTAATTGCCCCGTGGTGACAGTGGACGGATACGTGGACCCCTCTGGGGGCGACCGCTTCTGTCTGGGCCAGCTCAGCAACGTGCACCGCACCGACGCCAGCGAAAGAGCCAGGTCTATCAGCGTGCCCCTAATATACCCACCGTGCCTAACCGCTAGCTATTGGAGAACTTTGTTGGGATGCAGAATACACAGGGCAAACATGTATTTATCGCCTGTATAGAAATAAATACAATCCCCAGTGTCTGATTTTCTCTTCACTAGTGTGAACTCCTATCTCCATTTCACAGGTTGCACATTGGGAAGGGGGTGCAGTTGGAGTGTCGTGGTGAGGGGGATGTGTGGATGCGTTGCCTTAGCGACCATGCAGTGTTCGTACAGAGCTACTACCTGGACCGGGAGGCGGGGCGAGCCCCGGGAGACGCAGTTCACAAGATCTACCCTGGGGCCTACATGAAGGTGTTTGACCTGCGTCAGTGCCACAGGCAGATGCAGCAGCAGGCAGCCACGGCCCAggctgcagcagcagcacaggCTGCAGCAGTGGCAGGCAACATCCCAGGGCCTGGCAGTGTGGGGGGAATCGCCCCGGCAGTCAGTGAGtgcttctgtccttctctctcactctctttctttctctcttgcactctctttctttttttcctctctcactctcttaatCACTCAGTAAATCTCTCTTCTCCCAGGTCTGTCGGCGGCAGCCGGGATAGGTGTGGACGACCTGCGGCGGCTGTGTATCCTGAGGCTCAGCTTTGTGAAGGGCTGGGGGCCCGACTACCCTCGGCAGAGCATCAAGCACACCCCCTGCTGGGTGGAGGTCCACCTGCACCGTGCCCTGCAGCTGCTGGATGAGGTGCTGCACACCATGCCTCTGGCTGACCTAGGAGGACATGGACATGTCAactaagcagtgtgtgtgtgggtgtatgtgagagagaggtggcggTGTCTCAGTTGCTTGGTTTGGATGATAACCTTCATGAACACTACAGTACGTTTTGGATTGGATACCTTTGTCCTCAGCACCTGAAACAAAGACTGTAGACTTTGATAGAAACTTGTATCGAACTTCTATCGAAAAGGTATTTTAATGCTTTTATATATTTTCCTGTTTGAATCGCCTGATTTTCCTGAAGCAGTTTAGACTGCAAAATGTACTCCCTCAACAGCCAATCTTTTCACAGAGACTGGAACTTGCACTAAAGGCATCAATGCTTTTTAGTAGTGGAAACTAGCCTCGCACCGCCAATGACCTGGTAACCTGCCTGGATAAAACACTTTGGGAATTGTTCAGAAAGTCAGAATGATAGCACATGTGCTGCAGTGGATTCTCACTTAAGCAGTGTTGGAATGATGCCTTGATTACAGGGCAGCAGACTCAGACAGGTATATTACATCTGGAGAATGCTGCTGTCCTTTAACTGCCTTCAGTAGGGTCTGTTTGTTCTTCAGGGAGAAATTGAAACAATAGTCACCACAATCTCCATCAACCTTTTCTCTTATCAGTATTTTTCATTAACCTGCATCATTTGACTCAGTtatatttatactgaacaaaaataaaactcaacatgtaaagtgttggtcccgtgtttcatgaaatcccagaaattttccatacgcacaaaaagcttatttttctcaaattttgtgcacaaatttgtttacattaaTGTTGGTGGGCATTTTagcctttgtcaagataatccatccacctaagaagtgtggcatatcaagaagctgattggacagcatgatcattacacaggtgcaccttgtgctgaggacaatgaaaggacactctaaaatgtgcagttgtcacacaacacaatgccacagatgtctcaagttttgagggagtgtacaaTTGTCATgataactgcaggaatgtccaccagagctgttgccagagaattcaatTCTCTGCCATAAGcaacctccaatgttgttttcgagaatttggcagtacgtccaaccagcctcacaagcGCAGTTCGCATGTAACCACGcgagcccaggacctccacatccggcttcttcacctgcaggatatTCTGGGAGTggggtatttctgtctgtaataaagtcctTTTTGTGTggaaaaaaaaacaattctgaTTGTCTGGGTCTGGCTTCCCATTGGTTGAGCCTGGCTCcgaagtgggtgggcctatgtgttcccatggctgctcccctgcccagtcatgtgaaatccatagattagggcctaatgaatttatttgtggCTCagaaaaatatttgaaattgttgcatgttgcctttatatttgtgttcagtatagctaccaaaaacaagaaatggaatATCAAGAATCTCATTGATTATATTTATTGATGGAAGGTTTTACACAGTATTTGTAACGTTTTATTCAGTCAGACCAAAGTTGTCAGAAAGTGAAAGATTTTTCACTGCTATTTTATGGCCATAAAACCTTTGCTGAATGTGCCTATCTTCATTTTGTGTCCTGCCTTTGTTCAACCAAAGCATGTATTTGTGTTGATGTATGCCAAGATATGCCTTTAACTAAAGTACTTCTAGGCCTAATTAAAGAATaggtaattaattaattaaattggTGCCTTAATTTTGAAGTACTGACAAAGATTACAAACCCCACAGAAAAAAACGGCCTTCATTTGTCAGTTTTCTCAGTACATTCCTGCTGCAATGCGCCTCTTGTCAGCCAAAGTGATGTATCTACTGCAACTTACGATTGTGTTTTAGTAAAGTGAGAAAACAAATAGCCTCATGCTGTACATGTCGTACAGTATGACTTCATTGGCTGTATTACATTTGTCCAGTAGGACACCTAGTGAACTTTCTGGGTACTACGTGCATTTGCAGTCCATCCATGTTGATGTAGGGCCTGTGACTGGTTTACTTCACCAAATGATATGTCCAGAATATAGCGGTTTATAAAAcaaatgtattgttttatatGTTTATTTATGTCTAATTTGGGACACTTATAAAACACACATGAGGGTCTCTGCTTCTCTTCAAGCTCCTAATGGTAATCATGTGAGGGTTAAAGATGAGAACATATCTATAATATTAAATTATTTGTCATGTATTCTACTTGTAAATCATAATATTAGTTGCAGTCATTGTTTTTTACAGTGTACTTTCAGCTGTCTGTAGTCAGCTTGTTTTGGTCTCTAGTAGATATCAAAATGATTTATTATTGAGTTAGAATTGACCAAAATATACCATTTTTGCATTAGTCTTGAACACAGCTTTATAATGGTTGTTTTAGTGGGGGGAGTATGTAAAATTATGTGCTTTGCAAATGCTGTATGTATGTTATAATTATTCCAAAGTTTGCCAAGAATTAAACCGTTTTTTATAAAATCTGTAAGGTCCTT contains:
- the LOC118367687 gene encoding mothers against decapentaplegic homolog 4-like isoform X4, which translates into the protein MSVNPPNSNDACLSIVHSLMCHRQGGENEGFAKRAIESLVKKLKEKKDELDSLITAITTNGVHPSKCVTIQRTLDGRLQVAGRKGFPHVIYARLWRWPDLHKNELKHVKFCQFAFDLKYDNVCVNPYHYERVVSPGIVGLSIQNAGRLIKEEYIHDCYEMDLPSRMPPQPEHYNQPLPPLQMPPEPPRAPSSVNLYPSMPLSPPVSSSMMGPMSGGHGEGLLQIASPQIQGIPQTPPPTTPTHGPPPQPPTPHSQSDYSSSSKHTQTQSSYHTTWTGTSTASYTPVGPQQNGRGHQQPPLHHPNHFWSQQHHSAPAFPQPVSNHPGPEFWCSISYFEMDIQVGEMFKVLANCPVVTVDGYVDPSGGDRFCLGQLSNVHRTDASERARLHIGKGVQLECRGEGDVWMRCLSDHAVFVQSYYLDREAGRAPGDAVHKIYPGAYMKVFDLRQCHRQMQQQAATAQAAAAAQAAAVAGNIPGPGSVGGIAPAVSLSAAAGIGVDDLRRLCILRLSFVKGWGPDYPRQSIKHTPCWVEVHLHRALQLLDEVLHTMPLADLGGHGHVN
- the LOC118367687 gene encoding mothers against decapentaplegic homolog 4-like isoform X1 — translated: MSVNPPNSNDACLSIVHSLMCHRQGGENEGFAKRAIESLVKKLKEKKDELDSLITAITTNGVHPSKCVTIQRTLDGRLQVAGRKGFPHVIYARLWRWPDLHKNELKHVKFCQFAFDLKYDNVCVNPYHYERVVSPGIVGLSIQNAGEEENTIFSIIKHHQNGPPGRLIKEEYIHDCYEMDLPSRMPPQPEHYNQPLPPLQMPPEPPRAPSSVNLYPSMPLSPPVSSSMMGPMSGGHGEGLLQIASPQIQGIPQTPPPTTPTHGPPPQPPTPHSQSDYSSSSKHTQTQSSYHTTWTGTSTASYTPVGPQQNGRGHQQPPLHHPNHFWSQQHHSAPAFPQPVSNHPGPEFWCSISYFEMDIQVGEMFKVLANCPVVTVDGYVDPSGGDRFCLGQLSNVHRTDASERARLHIGKGVQLECRGEGDVWMRCLSDHAVFVQSYYLDREAGRAPGDAVHKIYPGAYMKVFDLRQCHRQMQQQAATAQAAAAAQAAAVAGNIPGPGSVGGIAPAVSLSAAAGIGVDDLRRLCILRLSFVKGWGPDYPRQSIKHTPCWVEVHLHRALQLLDEVLHTMPLADLGGHGHVN
- the LOC118367687 gene encoding mothers against decapentaplegic homolog 4-like isoform X3, which encodes MSVNPPNSNDACLSIVHSLMCHRQGGENEGFAKRAIESLVKKLKEKKDELDSLITAITTNGVHPSKCVTIQRTLDGRLQVAGRKGFPHVIYARLWRWPDLHKNELKHVKFCQFAFDLKYDNVCVNPYHYERVVSPGIVGLSIQNAGPPGRLIKEEYIHDCYEMDLPSRMPPQPEHYNQPLPPLQMPPEPPRAPSSVNLYPSMPLSPPVSSSMMGPMSGGHGEGLLQIASPQIQGIPQTPPPTTPTHGPPPQPPTPHSQSDYSSSSKHTQTQSSYHTTWTGTSTASYTPVGPQQNGRGHQQPPLHHPNHFWSQQHHSAPAFPQPVSNHPGPEFWCSISYFEMDIQVGEMFKVLANCPVVTVDGYVDPSGGDRFCLGQLSNVHRTDASERARLHIGKGVQLECRGEGDVWMRCLSDHAVFVQSYYLDREAGRAPGDAVHKIYPGAYMKVFDLRQCHRQMQQQAATAQAAAAAQAAAVAGNIPGPGSVGGIAPAVSLSAAAGIGVDDLRRLCILRLSFVKGWGPDYPRQSIKHTPCWVEVHLHRALQLLDEVLHTMPLADLGGHGHVN
- the LOC118367687 gene encoding mothers against decapentaplegic homolog 4-like isoform X2, which produces MSVNPPNSNDACLSIVHSLMCHRQGGENEGFAKRAIESLVKKLKEKKDELDSLITAITTNGVHPSKCVTIQRTLDGRLQVAGRKGFPHVIYARLWRWPDLHKNELKHVKFCQFAFDLKYDNVCVNPYHYERVVSPGIVGLSIQNAGEEENTIFSIIKHHQNGRLIKEEYIHDCYEMDLPSRMPPQPEHYNQPLPPLQMPPEPPRAPSSVNLYPSMPLSPPVSSSMMGPMSGGHGEGLLQIASPQIQGIPQTPPPTTPTHGPPPQPPTPHSQSDYSSSSKHTQTQSSYHTTWTGTSTASYTPVGPQQNGRGHQQPPLHHPNHFWSQQHHSAPAFPQPVSNHPGPEFWCSISYFEMDIQVGEMFKVLANCPVVTVDGYVDPSGGDRFCLGQLSNVHRTDASERARLHIGKGVQLECRGEGDVWMRCLSDHAVFVQSYYLDREAGRAPGDAVHKIYPGAYMKVFDLRQCHRQMQQQAATAQAAAAAQAAAVAGNIPGPGSVGGIAPAVSLSAAAGIGVDDLRRLCILRLSFVKGWGPDYPRQSIKHTPCWVEVHLHRALQLLDEVLHTMPLADLGGHGHVN